TTACGATAGTTAAAGGTGTATCAAATAGTCAACATACAATAATTACTTGTCCATCATACTTCAACATCTTTATATCTATCCTTTAATCAGATGATAACTTCCTTTACTGGATTTCAATAAGTGTCTCAAGATTGCATCCATTTGCATTCCTAATTTCTCCATCATACGGTTCATCAGTCTAGGAAATTCAGGTATAATAATTCCTTTTTTTCATTGTTGATGTTCATCTGCCATGTCTTTGTTGGATTTATTTAATGAAAATGAAAATCTGTATAGAGTAACCTAAATGTAACCTGTTTCGTTGACAGATTTACAATCATTCAGTTAGGTAACATACATGAAATAATACCTTGGAGAGGCATTTTGTAGGATAGCATAGCAACTTCGGTTTTGCAGTCTGTTCAAGCTCAACAAATCAATAATGTCTTCAATGAAGATTTTAATATCTTTGTTAGTATAAATAGGTCAAATAGATAATTTAATTCTTTTTATAGTTAAAATAGAAAGGACTCGATGAAAATGAACAAAAAGAAAAAGTTCGGCCAGGTTTTAATCCATGCACTTGTGGTTTTAGTTCCTTTGATCAATATCACTTCATTGTCTGCAATACGTTCCTCCACGACTTCGTCTGCATATCCTATGAATGATGAATCAAAACCTTCTTAACCCTCTATGTGAGCAAATTTTGACTCCTATATGAAACCAAAAACTCTAACTCACCGGATGTAGAACTGGAAAAACTCAAATATCTCCTTTAAGAAAACTTGCAAACAACATACGTTTATTTCTAGCAGAAAAATAAGCAAATTCTATAACGTATAAGCAAATGTAGAAAGGGCTGGACTCCGTTGTACTCGCAACGAAATCTGGCACGATTTTGGGATCATAGAAGCGGTTGTTATGAATATCAAAACAGGTCTTATCGGATCAATAAAAAAGGAATGAGGTCCAAACAGGTTATCACACCAACACTTAAACCTTTTTTTCTAAAACTTCAATAAAATCTTCAAATGAAACGACTTTTGAAGTTGTATGCTTCAAAAAAAGTGACTCATGGTTTTGTTCGACAATATGACCCGTTTCGCTTTTAGGTAAACTTTTTAATTTAACAAACCTGATCCATTTGACCAAAAACACAACCCAAAACCAAACTTAATAAGTAAGCTGGTCAAAACTGCCACCTCTTAACATAGGGCAAATTATCATTATCTCAAGAATCCACCACGTTTTAGCATAAAGAAAACACCATTACAAAGATGGAATGGTCAGACATGCCATCTTTAGTGCCAATATTGGTTCATGCTAATGTATTAACAAAGAAAAAAATCCTACCCAAATTCATAATACACGATCCAAGTATATAGTAGACTATTTCTATTTCGGGAGATAACACTTaacaaaaaacacaaaataaCATATATGCAATTAGTCTCCAATAGGGATGTGCAAATGGTTTCAGGTACCGGTTCAAAACCAGGTTCGGTACTGGTTAAAAATTTCCCGAACCGACTCGAAAAATTGATACCGAATCAGTACCGACCTTTAGCGTGTTCGGTACCAATAtttgccggtttttaccttcaaatattGGTCTGTACAGGTACCGAACCacaatttttggtaaaaaaaagtACACCTAAATCAACCCGTTTAGCCATTTGCCTAAAATCAATTAAGTAATTGGAAATTTtaagaaaaaaactaaaaaaaaataacacCCATTTAACCGGTTGGTGACAATGTACATCCTGACTTGACTCGTTGGTGATAATCTACAGCCTAAATTGACCCATTTACCTATATCCATTAAAAGAAAttgtttttttaagaaaaaaaaaactattatagATACTCCCAATTGACCAGTTGCTGACAAAGTACGACCTGAGGCACAACCGAAGGTTCACCCATTTGCCAAATATAATCTACCTTCTCCATCATTAAGAATAAATACGATGTTTTCTTGTTTCTAAGAATTAGTATTGTATTGTAAAATCTGAAAGTCGTAAAGATACATAGAAAAATAAGAAGGGGTACAACGCTTACCAGAATCTTGATCTCGACAGTGACGAGTCAGTTGTCAAGTTACCGGCGAAAATCGATGGATTTGGGTTACCGGAATCTTTTTCTCGGTGGTGATGTATCAGTTGTCAAGTGAGTTGCTCAACTCGTCTAAGAAAAAAGTTAGAATGAAACGGTAAAAAAACATGTGGTGAAACACGCATGAAGATATGGAAAGCACTGCTGAGCATAAAAAAGATATAATTAAAGTTTATGTTTTGTGAGCCTACAAATGTAGAAAGGGATGGACTCGGTTCTACTCACAACAAAATCTCGAATGATCCTGGAATCATAGAAGGAGCTGTTATGAATATCAAAACAGGTCTTATAGGATCAATCGAAAAGGAATTAGGTCCAAACAGGTTATCACACTAACACTTAAACCTTCTTTACTAAACTTCAATAAAATCTTCAAATGAAACGACTTTTGAAGTTGTATGCCTCAAAAAGTGACTCATAGTTTTGTTTGACCATATGTCCCGTTCCGCTTTCAGCTAAACTTTTGAATTTAACAAACCAGACCCGTTTGACCAAAAACACAACCCAAACCAACTTAATAAGTAAAGTGGTCAAAGCTGCCACCTCTCACGATGGAAAATTATCATTACCTCAAGAATCCACCACGTTTTAGCATAAAAGAAACACCACTGCGAAGAAGCGAAGGGTCAGATATGCCATCTTCAGCGCCAATATTGGTTCATGCTGGTTATTAACAAAGAAGAAAATCATACCCAAAGTCATAATACACGATCCAAGTATATAGCAGACTATTTCGAGAAAAAAACACTTAATAAAAAGCACACAATAACATATATGCAATCAGTCTCgagtagggatgagcaaatggttcTGGGTGTCGGTTCTGGTATGTATAGGAGTTTATGTTTCTTCTTTTTAAACCAAGTGAATCCCTCCTTTATCCTCTGCACCAGGTTAAACCCATCGTAACCTCTGGCCTCCAACTCCGACATGAGCTGGTCGATCTTCTCAGCAGCTGCTACTTGAAGGTGATGTTTCTCACTGCAAAACTTCCAAATCAAATCGTGTtagtttttttaacggcaaacatCTATATAAAGATATAAAAACGGCAGCAGATTTACGCTACTTATTACAAAAAAgataacaaaacaaaaacaatcagaaaACATAATCTTCATACTAATTCAAATCAGATTCTTGAATTAAAACCCTAGAGCCCATGGTACGGTACCTGAGGAGTTGCTTCGGTAATCAGCATCTTCTCAAGCTCTCCATAAGTCGCACATGTGCTCGAATATATCAAAGTATTAACATTATGTGCGGCCATAGCCTCCAGTACCACCAGCGTATTCGTTGTAATATAGTGATAATACCTgcataattataataaaaaatagGTAATTAGACACGTTTTTAAAATCCAGTCAACAAAAGTTTAacaaaaatatttatataaagtGCGTACTTACTTTAAAGGATCAAGAGTACTCTCCCCAACATATGCAACCGCTGCAAAATGCATAACCGCATCGAATGCATTTTCTGAAAAGATTTTGTGTTCCTTAAATGTATTTTTATCAAGGAAACAAGCATGTCACACATGCATGTTTTATCTTACGCATACTTTGGTCCTACTAGTTAGCAGGGTATTGGTGCATGAGTTTTCCCTAACATGTTCTTTCGGTTACCAGAAAAATAATAGAAAATAATAGTTAAGTTTAGTTGGATACGGCTTTTACATCTCCCAAATCAGCATAAATGAATTGAAGTCTCCCGGGTTCAGGAAACAATTCTTGAAGAACCTTGACTGCAACTATGTTTCCACGAGAGAGATTATCCTATAACACAAGTATACGAATTTAGTTTGTATTGTAGTTGAATATTGTTAAAAGATTAATAAAAATCTAGAGGCGTACCACTATAGTTACACGGTAAGAGTCCTTGAGAAGGCATACTGTAGCATGGGAACCGATATAGCTAGCGCCTTCAGTTACTAAAACATGAGTAACCCCGGCTTCAGACCTAGAGAACTTCAAAGAAAAAGATATTAGAGATTGATCAGTGTATAAGATAATCGCAGATGTATGAAATCGCCCCTGTTAGAGATTAAGTGTTTAGACCCGTTTGACACGTTGATAGTTTCCAACAACATTGAGCACACCATATTCAGCAATTAAAGGCATTTAGCTTAATAAAACATTTCATACTCAGTTAAAAACTCTTCAAAATAGATGTTGGTCAACTCATAAAAAAATCTATATCTTTGACTTTTAAAAAGGCAAAATACACAAAATCACTAACTTATATTTTCTAGCCACCTGAACAAATTTAAAAAGAATATTCACTTAAATACCTTTCGTTAGTGATTATTTTCCATCATAACTCATCCCATGTATAGTGAACCAATTTCAATATCATGTAATATCACCACCATATATCGCCTTCAACCCATGTATTTATTTTATAGAAAATTCCATCAACATTGACACGTAACTGAATAACCTAAACTAATACAAAAAGTAGAATAAGATCTACGAATTCCATCAAAATAAAACCAACATAAGACATACCTCTAATCACCTGAGTTCTGGAAGCCAGAAAGTACTAAACTGATCAAGTGTAGAAGGCTCATCATACACATAGGTATGAACATATCGATACTTCTTAGTTCATCAGCAGGTTTTCCTCTATTCTCCAAACTATAATGACAAAACAGATCATTCATATTCTACAAATTTCCACATgaaatcaaaataataaaaaacatgtGTTCCTACTTCTTACATCCACCAGTATAAATAAATTTGCATTTACTTCAAAAGATCAATAAATATATGCTTTCGAATTTAAATATACTACAAGTTTTTAACTTTTGACAAAATAAGAACTATAATCTCATAAGACGTACTACGCAGAATAGTATAGTAGTGTGTATAGCAAATTACAGTCGTGATTGCGACAGTCCTTAATGCAGTTATTTGTAGACAACCTGCTTGTAGGCTGTAGCAGTAAGCAATAGTCAGCGAAGCATATATCATAAGCAATTTGATAGATAATGAATAAAAACACCTTGAGCGAAGTGGCAAGACATGAAGAGCCTAACACTGGATATTTAATACCTGAGAAAAAACCAATCATTAACAGTTAGTGTATGTATAGATTCTCTTTCACTGTTTACCTAAAAGGGGACCAACATAGTTTAACTACAACAAACCAAGAGATAGAAGAAAGGGAATGGAGTACCTGTACAATAGTGAGATAATTTGACTACCACAACAGCTTTTCTTCAAAATGAGTGATCTCATTATAGAAGGTGGTTCTCTTTTGTATTCACATACTTAATTTGTACAAAATAGCACATTCTAGTGTGTTTTTGGCATATATTCCACCATAAAAATTGTTAATTTGATGTGAAAATTCAAGTATATTGGTTTACAAAAGTTGATTTTTTAAAAGTGAATCAAAGTATCAAGCACCAAAGCATAACTCAGTGTAAATTAATAAATTACAACTTGCAGCATCAAATACCTTCACTTTCCACATAATAGAATAAAGATTAAAAAAACACATTATTGTACTCACTTCACAGTTCAAACCACTAAAGATGATATTTTATCACATAACAAAAAACCACTTTTTTCATAATTCAATACTATTACTTTTATGAAAACTGCCCGTTCAAAAAATTTAAAACTTATACGGTCAAAAAATAACCCTGATCTAAAATAACCCAAAAAGAACCCTAATCTAAAATGGACGCCTAAAGAAAACGCTAATCTGTAAAAAAATCAATGGGTTCAAAAAATACGAAGTTAAATGAATGAGACATACCTTACAAATGAACATTCAACATCAAATCGATTGGAGGATTCTAAAAACCCTAACCGAAAAACAAATGCATATTTAACATCAAATCGATGACAGAAAGTTAAAACGAAGAAAGATAATTATACGAAAAACACACCTTTGAGACGAAGAAATCGACATACTTTAATCATCATTGCCTGCTGGTATCTCATTTCTATCGCCACCAATCTACTCGGCTTACACATCTGCGGGAGCCAATCGACTATCTAACGCTTACCGGAGGCCACTGTGGTCATAAGCGAGACCGCTGATCAAAACCCTTGGCCACCGCTGGTCATCATCGTCGCCGGTGGCAGGTGATGTCGCAACAACAGCCACCACCGTCTCTATCTCTatcactcactctctctctctctcttattgCCATATATCGACCATTTCCCTCTCTCCAAATGCCTGAATAAAGATCAATCATTCCATCAGATTGAATTAGTAACCTCGAAGAACTGGTGTAGATTCATCTAGGGTTTACAAATGATTATGAAGGGGGAAGACAAAAGAAACTCGATGATAATGAAAAAAGGAGATGAATGAAGGAAAattagaattagggtttttattagggagaaagagagagagagtgcgTGTAATAAAGAGAAAAAGAATTGCCGCTCAAAGTTCCATTCTCTGGCTTAAGAGAATGTCCACATCATCATGGCATGTGGCTAAAGTGAATTCTTTTACTATAATAGATagatatttaattaaattcactACATAATCGcttaaaacaaaaaaaagtgTAACTTATGTAACGTTTTAGGTTTTCTAATTTTCAATTAAGGAAACTTTTGCTCGTTTTGGCTCAGCTTAGCTATATTTAGTAAGTTTTGACTTGTTTGAAGTTTAATATGACTATTTAGGTTACGGTTGTCGATTGCGTTACAAATGTAACAATTGTTGTTGGTTTTTAAACTGAAGCTTCCATTTAAGGAAACTTTTGGTATTTTTGACTTTATCTTAGCTATAAATAGCAAGTATACATATATTTGAAGTTTGATTATATGTAATTTCCATATTTGGACAATTACTAGTTATTCGCCAATACTTATTA
The sequence above is drawn from the Helianthus annuus cultivar XRQ/B chromosome 12, HanXRQr2.0-SUNRISE, whole genome shotgun sequence genome and encodes:
- the LOC110892717 gene encoding probable UDP-arabinose 4-epimerase 2, which codes for MPLIAEYGVLNVVGNYQRVKRFSRSEAGVTHVLVTEGASYIGSHATVCLLKDSYRVTIVDNLSRGNIVAVKVLQELFPEPGRLQFIYADLGDVKAEHKIFSENAFDAVMHFAAVAYVGESTLDPLKYYHYITTNTLVVLEAMAAHNVNTLIYSSTCATYGELEKMLITEATPQFCSEKHHLQVAAAEKIDQLMSELEARGYDGFNLVQRIKEGFTWFKKKKHKLLYIPEPTPRTICSSLLETDCIYVIVCFLLSVFFSK